GCCTGAGTTTTGACTACCGCCGAAATATAACTAGCGCCCGAACCCCCCAACACAGCTACCCGTGAAATATTCTGCTGTAAGTCAGCAGTTGGGGAAAAAATCAAATGAGGAGGAGCGAGTCGGGTGTGAATTTTGGCGAGTAATTCTTGTAAAGTCAGACATGGCTCTAGTAAACCAACGCGCCCGTAGCCCAATCCTGCTTGTGTGGGTACTATAGGGGTGGCTGACTGCAAGTCTAAAATTTGAGCCAAAACATCAGCCGTGCCATCCTGTACTTGATCGAAATTTGTATGAGCGCTGTAAATACCAATATTGTGGGTAAAAGCTAATCTTGCCATTTCGGCGATCGCTTCACCACTACATAAAGACTTGAGAGGACTAAAAATCAGTGGATGATGAGCAAAAATTAGATTAGCATGGAGAGCGATCGCTTCTTGCATCACAGCCAAAGTCGGTGTCAAACAAACCAACACCCGCGCCTTTTCTGATAACACACCCGGCTGAATTTGCCAACCGCAATTATCCCAACTTTCACACCAAGCAGGATTTGCCCATTCTTCAAACCAAGTAATTAAATCAGCAATTTTCACACAAATACAATCCTGGGAAACTAAGATGTGATTATTT
The window above is part of the Nodularia spumigena CCY9414 genome. Proteins encoded here:
- a CDS encoding Nif3-like dinuclear metal center hexameric protein gives rise to the protein MKIADLITWFEEWANPAWCESWDNCGWQIQPGVLSEKARVLVCLTPTLAVMQEAIALHANLIFAHHPLIFSPLKSLCSGEAIAEMARLAFTHNIGIYSAHTNFDQVQDGTADVLAQILDLQSATPIVPTQAGLGYGRVGLLEPCLTLQELLAKIHTRLAPPHLIFSPTADLQQNISRVAVLGGSGASYISAVVKTQAQVYLTSDCKFHQFQESRDRHLILIDAGHYATERPACDRLVQKFMSLNLDWVKLSQKDEDFRSQITRVR